TCCACGATCGACTTTGCGGTTTCGATCTCGCAGATGACGTCATTGACGGCGACGGTATCGCCGGGCTTGACCTTCCAGGAGACGACTTCCGCCTCGGTGAGGCCCTCGCCGACGTCGGGCAGGTTGAACTTGTTCAGGGTCATGGTGTCCTCAGTAGGAGAGGGCGCGGTCCAGCGCCTCCAGGATGCGGTCGATGTCCGGAAGGTAGTCTTCCTCCACCTTGGCAACGGGGTAGGGCATGTGGAACCCGCCGACGCGGATCACGGGCGCCTCAAGGGAGTGGAACGCCCGCTCGCTGATCCGGGCTGCGATCTCGCCGCCGATGCCGCCGAACGTGGGAGCCTCGTGCGTGACGATCAGCCGCCCGGTCTTTTGGACGGAGGCGGTGACGGTGTCGAAATCGATCGGGGAGATTGACCGGAGGTCGATGACCTCGACGCTCCTGCCGTCCTCCTCCGCTGCGTTCGCGGCTGCCAGCGCCACGGGCACCAAGGGGCCGTAGGCCACCACGGTGGCGTCGGTGCCCTCGCGAAGGACGTGGGCCTTGAACGGATCCTCCGACGGCCCGGGTGCCTCGACATCAACGTCGCCTTTGAGCCAGTAGCGGCGCTTGGGTTCGAAAACGATGACGGGGTCCTGGCATTCCACGGCCTGCTGGATCATCCAGTAGGCGTCATGCGGGTTGGACGGGGTGATGATGCGCAGGCCCGCCGTGTGGGCGAACAGTGCCTCCGGGGATTCGGAATGGTGTTCAATGGAGCCGATGCCCCCGCCATACGGAATCCGGATGACCACGGGCACGCTGAGGTTGCCGTTGCTGCGCGAATGGATTTTGGCGAGCTGGGTGGTGATCTGGTTGAAGCCGGGGAAGACGAAGCCGTCGAACTGGATCTCGCAGACCGGGCTGTATCCCCGGAGAGCCAGGCCGATGGCGGTGCCGATGATCCCGGACTCGGCCAGCGGCGTGTCCACCACGCGGTCCGGGCCAAACTCGCCGATCAGCCCGTCCGTGACCCGGTAGACGCCGCCCAGCGGCCCGATGTCCTCGCCCATCAGCAGCGATTTGGGGTGTGCGGCCAAAGTGGCGCGAAGGCCTTCGTTGATGGCCTTCGCGATGGTCATGGTGGTCATCAGTGGCCTGCCTTTGCTGCCTGCCCGGCGGACTCTTCCTCGCCGGCGAATCCTGCGCTGTATTCCTCGAACCACGCCAGTTCCTCGGCGACCAGCGGGTGCGCCTCCCTGTAGACGTTGGCGAAGGCCTGCCGGATATCCGGGTTTTCAAGGTCGTGGGCGGTACGCCGGACGTACGCGGCCAGTTCGTCGCCGTCGGCCTTGACCTTGGCGAAGTAGGCGTCGTCTGCAAGGCCCTCGGCACGCAGGTACTTCTCCAGGCGCGCCAGCGGGTCCTTGGCGCGCCATGCGTCTTCCTCCGCCGACTGCCGGTACTTGGTGGGATCGTCCGCCGTGGTATGCGCCCCGACCCTGTAGGTGAAGGCTTCGATGAGGACCGGCCCCTTGCCCTGGCGGGCGTGCTCCAGCGCCCACCCGGTGACGGCGTGCACGGCGATCACGTCATTTCCGTCGACCCGGATGCCGGGGAACCCGTAGCCCTTGGCCCGGTTGGACAGCGGAACCCGGGTCTGGACGTTGGTGGGCACGGAGATGGCCCAGTGGTTGTTCTGGCAGAAGAACACCACGGGGGCTTTGTAGGAGGAGGCGAACACCATTGACTCATGGACGTCGCCTTCCGAGCTGGCGCCATCGCCGAAGTACGCGATGACGGCCGCATCCGGCTCCCTGCCTGCCGGGTTCGATGCGGCGGCGAGCTTCTGGTCGCGCTGGATCCCCATCGCGTAGCCCACGGCGTGGAGGGTCTGTGCAGCCAGGACCAGCGTGTACAGGTGGAAGTTGGTGTCCTTGGGGTTCCAGCCGCCGTTGGAAACACCGCGGAACTGGCGCAGGAGTTCGGCCAGGTCCACGTTGCGCGTAAGGGCCACGCCGTGCTCGCGGTAGGTGGGGAAGATGTAGTCCTGCGGCTGGCTGGCCCTGCCCGATCCGATCTGTGCTGCCTCCTGGCCCGTCAGCGGGACCCAGAGCGCCAGTTGGCCCTGGCGCTGGAGGGCGGTCGCTTCGACGTCGAACCGGCGGATCGCGGCCATGTCCGCGTACAGGCCGCGGAGATCCTCAGGGGTGAGTTTGTCCGCGTAGTCGCTGAAGACCGGATCGGTGCCCAGTTTCCCGTCGGGACCGAGCAGCTGCACCATCTGGGCCGCGGGCTCGCCCATCACGGCTTCAGCATCGGCTTCCCGCTGGTCGTCTACCGCTGTTCCGTCGAACTCGGTGGAAGGCAGATGAGTGCCCATACCGTCTCCTTGCTTGCCGCATCCGGATGCAATGCAATGTCGCTGGGATATATGCCGCACGGGGAATACATTCCCGGCACGGCATATACATTGGCTTACTGATCCTAACTTTATCTTCGGTAAGTAGCGGGAGGGCTACTTGTTAAGTGCTAGGAAGTTGCGGGTGCCTTTGTATAGTCGGCACACAACTGGAGGAATCGGGTGTTCGCCTCGGGTTCTCCGATACTGACCCTCACGCCCTCTCCGGCGAATGCCCGGACGGACAGGGCGCGTGTCCCTGCCATCTCTGCGAAAGCGGTACTTTGGGCGCCAAGCGCGAGCCAGACGAAGTTTCCCTGGGCATCCGGGACCGCCCAGCCGAGGTCCCGGAGACCCTCGGTGACCCGGGTCCGCTCATCCACGAGTTTTTGTACCCTTTCCACAACCTGGGCATGGTTCTCGAGGGAAACGATTGCTGCCTTTTCAGCTATCTGGGAGACCGCAAAGGGTGTTGCGGCGACCCTTAAGTACTGGGTCAGTCCGGGGTTGGAGACGCTGTAGCCAACGCGTAGCCCGGCCAGGCCGTGCGCTTTGGAGAAAGTACGGAGCACCACCACGTTGGGATATTTCCGGTAAAGGTCGATCCCGTCCACGGCGTCCTCCGCCCTGACAAACTCCTGGTAGGCCTCATCGATGACCACCACAACGTCTGCCGGGATGGAGCGGATAAACGCTTCGGTTTCGGCTGCAGTAAGAGCCGGGCCGGTGGGGTTATTGGGCGTGCACAGCAGGATGACTTTGGTGCGGGCACTCACCGCGGCCGCCATGGCCTCCAGGTCATGCCGTCCCTCGGCGGTCACCGGGATGCGTACGCTCTCCGCCCCTGCCAGGCCCACGCTGATGGGGTACGCCTCAAAGGACCGCCACGCATAGATGACCTCGTCCGCTTTACCGTCCTCGTTCTGCCCGGCAAAAGCAGCCAGGATCTGGTTCAGGGCGCCCAGGCTTCCCGCTCCTGTGACGATGTCATCCGCCGGTACGCCCAGGAAATCCGCGAGCGCCGTGCGAAGCTTACTGCTCAGCGGGTCCGGGTACCGGTTGAAGTCCGTCTGGCCGGCGATGGCCTCGAGGACGGCCGGGATGGGCGGCAGCGGGTTTTCGTTGGAGGACAGCTTGTAGCTGGCAAGACCGCTGACGGCGGCCGGCGGTTTTCCTGCCGCGTAGCGCGGCAGCCGGTCCAGCACCGGGCGCGGTGCGATGCCGCCCGCCCTGGTATCAGATGAAGTCATGGCTCCTAGCCTACGTCCAACGTCCCGGGGGAATCCGGGGAGCCAGCCCCGAAAAATCGGGGCACGCCGCCGTCCTCCCCCGAGGAGCGGTATGGAAGCATGGTGCCATGGGTTCATTCATCCTTCGGGTCACCGTCAATGCCGCAGCCCTGTGGGTGGCCAGCTGGCTGCTGCCGGGAATGGACATCTCCAGCACAGCGGCATCTGATGCCGTAGCCAGGACCGGCATTTCACAGGACACCGGGACGATCGGCATTGTCCTGGCCTACCTGTTCATCGGCCTTATCTTCGGCGTGGTCAACGCCTTCGTGCGGCCGCTGGTGCGGCTCCTCGCGCTTCCGATCACCATCCTGACGCTTGGCTTGTTCGCCATCGTCATCAATGCCGCCATGCTGTACCTGACGGCCTGGATCAGCAGTTACACGCCGGTGCACCTCACGATCGATTCCTTCTTCTGGACTGCGCTGCTGGCCGCGGTCATCATCTCCCTGGTGTCCCTGGTGGCGGGTTTGCTGCCGGGCGGCAGGCGCTGACCCGGCAGATCGCCCCTCTTTCGAAGCCCCCGGGAAGCCTGCCCTACCAAGTAGGAGGACGGCGGCGAACAGGTACCCATTAGGTACGGCTCCCCGGAACAGCAGGAAAAACTCCAGTACCTGCCACCCATGACCCCCACGGGACCAGCCGCTTAGGCTTCAAACCGGGCCCAAAGAGGCCCGTTGCTGTCAGTTCCGGAAAACGGGGGCGCACAATGAAGCCCATAAGGTTGGTGCTCGCGGCCTGCCTGCTTATGACATGGCAGGCCGGCCCCGCCCATGCAGAATCAGACCCCGCCCTGCAGGGCGGGGTCCCTTTGGGCAATGACATCTCCTGGCCGCAGTGCGGCGCTGATCTTCCGGCGCCCCCGGCATTCGCGATAGTGGGCGTGAACGGCGGCCGCCCGGACACTGTCAACCCGTGCCTGGATGCCCAGTTGGCGTGGGCGGACCAGAGCGCGGAGTCGGCCGGAGGAACGCCGGCGGCGGTGTATGTGAACACCGCCGCTACCGGGCCCGCGGAGTGGTTGTGGTGGCCGGCGGACAACACCTACGGGGGCGGCGCGGTCAGCAACCCGTATGGATTGTGTGACGGCACCGCGTCCCCGGCCTGCGCTTACGTTCACGGCTACGCCATGGCTGCCACTGATGCCGCAATCCTGAAGGGAGTGGACGGCGGCGGGGCACGCCGGCTGTGGTGGCTGGACGTTGAAACCGGAAACAACTGGTTATGGGACAAGGCAGCAAATGCAGCTGAGCTGGAAGGCATGACCGCCTACCTGCAGGGGACCGGGGCGGAAGTGGGCATCTATTCCACTTCCTACCAGTTCGGCGAAATTGTGGGCGGGGTAAGTCCTGGCAGCAACCTGTACGCCCTCCGGAACTGGTTGGTAAGCCCCGACTCGGCCTGGTCCGCAAAAGAGTATTGCGCGTCCGACCCCCTGACACCAGGCGGGACCGTCACCACAACCCAGTTCACCGAGAACAACCTGGACTACAACTACCGGTGCCCGGCCGCCGCTCCGCCACCCACTCCGACGCCCGTTCCAGTGACTCCTCCGCAGCCTGCCCCGCAGCCCTCCCCACCTGCCCCGCAACCCGAACAGCCCAGGTCCACCCGGTACGTGGAACTGCACGCCGCACAGATTGCGTGAGGGCGGCGATAGCCAGGGACAAACAAGACTTACCGGGCACCCGGCTGCGGCCGCCCGGAAAAAGGATCCCTGCGGTCCATCGGTGGAGCGGGCGGCGGGGGCTTCGACAAGGAGAAACGGGTGGCAGTGGCAGCCCCGCCGGCGCCCAGGACCCCGCCCAGTACAGCGGTGGACTGGACCAACGACGGATCCTTGCTGGCGCCCACAAGCTCTGCCGCCTCCTCGTAGCCGGTCAGGCGGTGCCCGGGTCCCAGGCCGGCGTCTTCTCCGCCGCGCACGTACAGGTCATTGGTCACGGTCACGGTGACCTGGTTCCGGGCGTCCCGGTTCGGCAGCCCATCAGTGCCCGGCACCCAGTCCGTGCGGTGTTCCAGGTGAAGAGTGCTGACCTCCGGCGCGGGCGTGATGCGGGCAACGGGAGATCCGGCCGTTAGGACGTACTTCAGGCGGTACTCCCTGAGGACGCCCTCATCCGCCGCCAGGTTCATGGCATGGATGCCGCCCTGGCTGTATCCCACCGCCACCACCTCAGCCCCCGGTTCCGCACCGGCGGCCCGAAGTGCCTGGAGGACAGCGGCATTCACCTGCTCCGAATTGCTGCCCATCCCGTCGACGATGCCGGAAAGATCGAAAGGATTGGTGCCGTGGTCGGCGTCGTTCATCTGTGTCCCGGGAACCACCACGACGTAGGCCTTTCCGCCGCCGGTATCCACCTCGATAACTTCGATGTAGCCGCTGCCGCGCTCCTCGATCAGCCTGACCCGCTCAAGCAGCCCGGCGGGCGTGGCGTCGAGGTCGATGCGCAGGCGCTCCTCCTGCCTGACTGTTACAGGGCCCGGGCGCAGCGACGGGACGAGCCAGCCAACCGCCGGTTTGATCCCGGGAAGGACCGTAACGGCATTCGCCAGCACTGATTCAGTGGCATCACCGTTCAGGAAGCCTGTGCGCCAGAAATCAACGTGCTTCTGCAGTTCCACGTCCGGTTCCGACAGACCCAGCATCCACTGCATGTGGGCAGTGGATTCGGCCATTTCGTAATCCCACCTGCAGCTGCGCACCTGTCCACTGATCCGCTGCAGTTCCAGGCGGACTTTCTGGACCGCATCCCGCGCCTCCCCCACCGCGATGAGCGCCGCGGAGCCTGTGGCGCGGGGTTGGTCCTGGTAGGGACAAAGCTCCTGCCAGGCCCCAAAAAGCTCCGCCTCAACGGCGGTGAGCCCCCTGGCGAGCCCATCCAGCTTCACGGCTCCCGCCTCCAGTTCCTCCAGCTGCACCGTGATGCCACCCACGCCTCCGGATATTGTCAGGATTCCGTCCGGAGGAGGCGGCGAAACATGAAGGGGGCCGCCTGATCCGGAGGGAGTTGCGTCCGCCATCAGAACCCTCCGTCAGCTGGACAATTGGCTGTCAACGCTGCACGGGCATGGACGGCCACTGCGGCAGAAGCCTCCCGGATCCGGTCCAGGGCCCGCCGTACTGCCACCGCCTGCAGGCTCACGGAATCGCGGTATGCCTGTCCGGCCGGCGACTGCCAGTCCTCCAGCTGGATCTGGTGAAATCCCGCCAGCACCTCTTCAGTCCGGTCCGATGACCGGGCCACCTTCCTGCCCACCTCCTGGACTGCGAGGCTGATGCCCGGCCCGCGACCCCATATCCCGTCCATCAAACCGTCCCCCCGTCCCAGCTTCCTGCCCGGCGCCCGTCCCGGCCTCCCCGGCCGGACAACCGCCCCAACCGTGCCGCTCCCAACGCTAGGCACGCGCCGCTGCCCACGTAAGCGCCGCCGTCGGCTATGTGGACAAGTAACGTGGACGATCCGCTTAAGGCGGTGCCGGACTTCATGAAAGAATCAGCACATGCCTGAAACTGCCGCCACAGCTGATACCCGTACGCCCTCAGGACGCCTGGCCCTCGC
This region of Arthrobacter sp. DNA4 genomic DNA includes:
- a CDS encoding histidinol-phosphate transaminase; protein product: MTSSDTRAGGIAPRPVLDRLPRYAAGKPPAAVSGLASYKLSSNENPLPPIPAVLEAIAGQTDFNRYPDPLSSKLRTALADFLGVPADDIVTGAGSLGALNQILAAFAGQNEDGKADEVIYAWRSFEAYPISVGLAGAESVRIPVTAEGRHDLEAMAAAVSARTKVILLCTPNNPTGPALTAAETEAFIRSIPADVVVVIDEAYQEFVRAEDAVDGIDLYRKYPNVVVLRTFSKAHGLAGLRVGYSVSNPGLTQYLRVAATPFAVSQIAEKAAIVSLENHAQVVERVQKLVDERTRVTEGLRDLGWAVPDAQGNFVWLALGAQSTAFAEMAGTRALSVRAFAGEGVRVSIGEPEANTRFLQLCADYTKAPATS
- the pdhA gene encoding pyruvate dehydrogenase (acetyl-transferring) E1 component subunit alpha, with protein sequence MGTHLPSTEFDGTAVDDQREADAEAVMGEPAAQMVQLLGPDGKLGTDPVFSDYADKLTPEDLRGLYADMAAIRRFDVEATALQRQGQLALWVPLTGQEAAQIGSGRASQPQDYIFPTYREHGVALTRNVDLAELLRQFRGVSNGGWNPKDTNFHLYTLVLAAQTLHAVGYAMGIQRDQKLAAASNPAGREPDAAVIAYFGDGASSEGDVHESMVFASSYKAPVVFFCQNNHWAISVPTNVQTRVPLSNRAKGYGFPGIRVDGNDVIAVHAVTGWALEHARQGKGPVLIEAFTYRVGAHTTADDPTKYRQSAEEDAWRAKDPLARLEKYLRAEGLADDAYFAKVKADGDELAAYVRRTAHDLENPDIRQAFANVYREAHPLVAEELAWFEEYSAGFAGEEESAGQAAKAGH
- a CDS encoding phage holin family protein codes for the protein MGSFILRVTVNAAALWVASWLLPGMDISSTAASDAVARTGISQDTGTIGIVLAYLFIGLIFGVVNAFVRPLVRLLALPITILTLGLFAIVINAAMLYLTAWISSYTPVHLTIDSFFWTALLAAVIISLVSLVAGLLPGGRR
- a CDS encoding alpha-ketoacid dehydrogenase subunit beta, translated to MTTMTIAKAINEGLRATLAAHPKSLLMGEDIGPLGGVYRVTDGLIGEFGPDRVVDTPLAESGIIGTAIGLALRGYSPVCEIQFDGFVFPGFNQITTQLAKIHSRSNGNLSVPVVIRIPYGGGIGSIEHHSESPEALFAHTAGLRIITPSNPHDAYWMIQQAVECQDPVIVFEPKRRYWLKGDVDVEAPGPSEDPFKAHVLREGTDATVVAYGPLVPVALAAANAAEEDGRSVEVIDLRSISPIDFDTVTASVQKTGRLIVTHEAPTFGGIGGEIAARISERAFHSLEAPVIRVGGFHMPYPVAKVEEDYLPDIDRILEALDRALSY